One stretch of Calditerricola satsumensis DNA includes these proteins:
- a CDS encoding MFS transporter, translating to MILRLVLLFVTTTNAFAILYAPQPLLPLLAREFGVSTAAASLTISATVLALAVASLLLAPLADRWERKRVIVASSVLVTVPSVFLGLTDSFAAVVALRFLQGLFIPGIAATVMAYAAEEFPAAYKGRVFGTYVGATVAGGFLGRLIAGPIADWVSWQAVFGVLAAFSVGVALLVGAGLPPSSRHAAVRSHGGFRRHLRNSALLGACLIGFSQFFAFIGFFTYLPFYASEPPFRLSPTQISLLFATFALGVVSAPVAGFFSDRIGRRVTMAAGHLIGALGILLTLHPSIGVLAAGCALLTVGNFASQSATTAYVTDAAAEAQGAASSLYLVFYYLGGSLGAWLPGLLWDAFRWPGVVALTVGTIAAALMANAGLAGRGAKMRLSA from the coding sequence GTTTGGCGTCTCCACTGCCGCGGCGAGCCTGACCATTTCGGCCACCGTGCTGGCGCTGGCCGTGGCCTCGCTGTTGCTGGCGCCGCTTGCGGACCGCTGGGAACGGAAGCGGGTGATCGTGGCGAGCAGCGTGCTCGTCACCGTTCCCAGCGTCTTCTTGGGCCTGACCGATTCCTTTGCGGCGGTGGTGGCGCTGCGCTTTCTGCAGGGCCTGTTCATTCCCGGTATCGCCGCGACGGTGATGGCCTATGCCGCCGAGGAGTTTCCCGCCGCCTACAAGGGCCGCGTGTTTGGCACGTATGTCGGCGCCACCGTGGCCGGCGGCTTTCTGGGCCGGCTGATCGCCGGGCCCATCGCCGATTGGGTGTCGTGGCAGGCCGTCTTCGGCGTGCTGGCCGCCTTCTCGGTAGGGGTGGCGCTGCTTGTGGGCGCCGGGCTGCCGCCGTCGTCCCGCCATGCGGCCGTTCGCAGCCACGGCGGCTTTCGGCGGCACCTCCGCAATTCGGCCTTGCTGGGGGCGTGTTTGATCGGATTTTCCCAGTTTTTTGCGTTTATCGGCTTTTTCACCTACCTTCCGTTCTATGCCAGCGAACCGCCGTTTCGCCTCAGCCCGACGCAGATCTCGCTGCTGTTTGCCACCTTTGCGCTGGGCGTTGTTTCGGCGCCCGTGGCCGGCTTCTTTTCCGATCGCATCGGGCGGCGGGTGACAATGGCGGCCGGACATCTGATCGGCGCGCTCGGCATCCTGCTCACGTTGCACCCCTCGATAGGCGTCCTGGCCGCGGGGTGCGCGCTGCTCACGGTGGGCAACTTCGCCTCCCAGTCGGCGACGACGGCCTACGTCACCGACGCGGCAGCGGAGGCGCAGGGCGCGGCTTCCTCGCTGTACCTCGTCTTCTACTACCTCGGCGGCAGCCTGGGCGCGTGGCTGCCCGGGCTGCTGTGGGACGCCTTTCGCTGGCCCGGCGTCGTGGCCCTTACGGTGGGAACCATCGCCGCGGCGCTGATGGCCAATGCCGGTTTGGCCGGGCGGGGGGCAAAGATGCGGCTTTCGGCCTAG